The genomic stretch ACGCCAAGCCGTGTGGGTTGCTGGATGTGAACGGGTATTATGCGCTTTCCCCCGAAATTCGGACCACCGGTTAAAGTGGAATCTGCGTCCTTAAACCGATAAGGAAGGACGTATGACAAAGAGCAACAAAAGACGGAAGCATTCGGATAAGTTCAAGGCCAAGGTCGCGCTGGAAGCTATCCGTGGCGTGAAAACGTTGGCGCAGTTGGCTGCGGAGTACAAAGTGCATCCCAACCAGATATCCACCTGGAAAAGGCAGCTCCTTGAAAATGCCGAAGGAATCTTTTCCGGTGGCAAGAAAGCCAAGAGCCAGGAGGAGGTCACCGCACCTTTGTTCGAGGAGATCGGTCGGCTCAAGATGGATATCAAGTGGCTTGAAAAAAAGTTGTAAGCCTGCCGCTTGAGGTACGCCGCCAGTGGATCAAACCGGATCGGGAGTATTCCATCCGGCGGCAATGCAAGTTGGCAGGCATTTCCCGCTCGGGGTTTTACTACAAACCTGCAGCCGAGTCCGATGAGAACTTGGCCTTGATGCGTCTCATCGACGAGCAGTATCTGCGTCAGCCGGATTACGGCTCGCCGCGCATGACGGATTGGCTGAAGACACAAGGCCATCAGATCAACCACAAGCGAGTTGAGCGACTGATGCAGCTGATGGGCTTGCAAGCGATTACTCCAGGGCCGCATACGAGTGTCCCCAACCCGGAGCATCCCGTGTTTCCTTATCTGCTGAAAGGAGTTGCCATTGAGCGAAAGAATCAAGTCTGGAGTGCTGACATCACCTACATCCCCATGCAGCGCGGCTTTCTGTATCTGGTGGCAGTGATTGACTGGTGGAGCCGATTCGTATTGGCTTGGGAACTGTCAAATTCCATGGACAGTTCGTTTTGCGTGGACGCACTGAGCAAGGCATTGCGCATCTCCACGCCAGAGATGTTCAATACGGACCAGGGAGCGCAATTCACGAGCCGTGAATTTACCGGCGTTTTGCAGAGCAAGGGCATTGCAATCAGCATGGACGGCAAAGGCCGTGCAATCGACAACGTATTTATCGAGCGGTTGTGGTGGACGGTGAAATACGAGGATGTTTACCCCAAGGCGTATTCTGATGGAATCGAGCTATACCATGGGCTTACGCGCTATTTTCGGTATTACAACGAAGAGCGCGGACATTCGTCGTTGGACAAAAGAACTCCCGCTGCCGTATACAGAGGCAACCTGAATGTTCATTGACTTGGCTCGCAGCCGTTGCTCCGCTCCGCCCTCGGCCCTTCGGGCCGCCCCTGCGGGGACGGGCTACGCTCCACAACGGCTGCGGCGAACCGCCTCCACGGAGGCACAAACTCGGACGCAGGACTCCACCTTAAAATGGCCGATCAGTGGTCCAAAGGATGGGGGGAGGCGCATTACACCTGCCTTGCCGAGCATATGGACCGCATGGTCAATCAGGGGTTCCTCGTGCCGGAACACCGGCGCATGGTCCTGACCGATTCCACGCCTGGCGGCCTGCTTGATCAGTTCGAGACCTATGATCCGCCACAGGTGGACAAGTGGATTGAGAAGAAGAAGGGATTGTAAAGCCTGTTATCTCTGAATAAAAATGCCTGCCGGTTTTTCGGTGGGCTTTTTTTTGTCCCAGAGCATAATTCCACTTTTCGTTTTTTCGGTAGGATAATGACCAAAAAACCTCTGGTTGACACTTTCCAAGCGTGAAGGGAGTATGTGCATAATGCCAGTCAGAACTAGCTTCCAACCGATATTGAGGTCTGCGTGCATTTGAGCCTGCGTCTTTTCATGTACTTTTTTTTAGCTTGTCTGTTCGCAGGAGTCTCTGCCCATGCGGAACCACATCCGATTGTCTGCGGCGTGGCAAAAGGGTACCCCCCATATCAATTTCGGGATGAATCAGGTCGTCCAATAGGGCTTGATGTTGAGGTGTTAAGCCAGGTTTTCACAATAATAGATGTTCCTTATCGTTTTGAGCAAAAGGATTGGGATGATGTTGTCGCCAATCTGCGGTACGGCGATCTCGACTGTGCCATCGGCATGGAGATGAGCGAAATTCGACTGGAATCCTTTGATTTTTCTGTCCCGTACTATATCAGGGAAATTTCTTTGTTCCTTTTGGAGAGAGAGGCCCGCATAGAAACCTTGGACGATCTTGTATGGCGGGTGATTGCCGGTGACAGGCATTCGGCTGTTGAGGAGTATTTCAGTGAAATAGGGTTGAAGAATAAGATTCGCATTATACAAACCAACAGCAAGGACGAGTCCATGCGGTTGCTCAAGGAAGGACGGGTGACTGCGCTCATCGCTCCAAAAGCTGTTGGGTTTTATCTGGCGAAAAAGCACGAGGTCCAAGTCAAGACACTTCCGTTACCGCTTACGGCTTCACCCGTTGGTATCGCGGTCAAAAAGGGTAATGGCGCGCTGCTGAAAAAGATCAATGATGGGTTGGAGAAGTTGAAGCAACAGGGAAAACTGGAGCCTATCATCAACCGGTGGCGCCAGTAGGGCTTCCAATCCACTAGGCTGGTGCTGTGTAAATAGGCCTATGAAAACAAACAGGTTTCCGCAGTCCGGATCAGTCAGGTGAAGATGATATCGTGCTGACCTATTGTTGAAAAAAGGGGTGATATCCTCAGTCCAGTGCGGGTTTTACCCTTGCAGTCAGCGCGTATCCATGTAAGTCAGTTTTCTGCGACACAGAGTCGCAACGCCATGAACACATGGTTGATTACAAACATACATTCAAGCTTACAGGAGCACGCACATGGCAAAAGCAACTGCCCGCCATCTTTTGGTTAGTGACGAACAGACCTGCCTGGACCTGAAAAAACAGATTCAGGAAGGCGCAGATTTCGGTGAAATCGCAAAGCAGCACTCCAGCTGCCCCTCCGGCCAGCGTGGCGGCGACCTCGGTCAGTTCGGCCCCGGCGACATGGTCCCGGAATTCGACACCGTTGTCTTCAACGAAGCCATCGGCGAAGTCCATGGCCCGGTAAAAACCCAGTTCGGCTACCACCTGCTGGAGATCACAAGCCGCGAAGATTAATTACCTCTTCATTGCTGTAATAAAAAAGACCCCGATTTTATCGGGGCCTTTTTTTGTGGGTGGCTATATAGTGGTATTCAATATGTACTTTTCAAGAAGATCAAGGAAGTCAGGGGTGTACCCTTTCTCCACATGTTGAGAATTCCATAGTCCGGAGCATTGGATAAGGTTACGTGGACACGATCTCCCGAGCCAATTCGGACTCGGAGGATCGAGTGTTTCTCTGTCGTAGTTGCTCAGGAGGCCAATGAGGTTTTGTTCTAATAAGCTGCGGTCATTATCTTTCGCTGAAATCCCCGGCACATCAATGAATAAAAATGGCATTGACCTGATAATGTCAGAGACTGCGCATTCCAAGGGAAGTTCGTTGTCCCTTATATCTTTTGGGGCGGATGATCCCTTCCCCCATGAATGAACGATTTCAGTCGGATCTTTTTGTTGAATGGCTTCACCTACTATAAGTCTGAAGATGGAACCTCTATGATTCCCTCCTCCAGATTTCACGATGCCTTTGTGTTGAGAAATCCGGTTCCAGAGCGTTGTTTTGGAACCATCCGAGACAGCATGAGTACCGACTCGTACGATCCTTGGTCCTTTGCCTGATTCAGAACGTTCTTCACCATTTTCAAAGAATAGATAGAGCCCTTGTTTAGGCCATCCCATTCGCCCATCACTGTCATGAAGCAAAAATTTACCACCGACGCGCGTTTCTAAAATATCGAGTAACTCGTACAATCTTTTGAGATGGTCGATTCGGTGGGAAGTGTTCTTTTTGAGCCAGCTCATTTGTTGCCCCTGCATTAGGCCCTTCATCGGAATCTGTATTTCGCAACCGAGTTCCTGAAGCCTGGGTATAAGGAACTCACGGTAGTTGGTTCCTGCTAGGAAAACGATTTTATCTTCTGGGGAAATTGCGTCTTTGAGCTGTTCATAAACAGTTTCTGCCCAGTGCTGACGCTCGACTTTTTTCTTCGAATTCAGTGTTTCTTCATAGGAAGCAATTTTCTTATCAGGGTATACGAGACCATGCTTTGCCGAGAGAATGAACCATCTATCGGCCTTAGTGATTGCATACTTTTTAGCGTATCGAAACCAGGTGGATGTGTATAATTCTTGGGCGGGGTGTGTCCCCTGCCGCTTAGTCTTAACACACGATACAAGATATATGATCATTCATGGAATCTGCCTTATCCACAAAGTAAAATCAATGGTCTTAGAAAGCCTCATTTGCCCCAACCTTCTATGTAAAGTGCACGACTTGAATGCTTTCCCACTCCCAAAATTATAACACCCTCCATCTACCCAAACAAAAAAAGCCCCGCCAATCACATTGGCGGGGCTTTCAAATAACCAGTCTTTCGACGTATCAGCAGATCAAACTAGTGTAGGGCTGCCTTTTCAGTCATCAATCTCAACTCTCGTTCCTATGACTTCATTTCCGTGGTCAGGGTGGAGAGGGTTTTCACTTCCTCTGTCAATTGTGCGACGACTTGGGATGATGAGACCATGGCGTTGGACGTCTGGTTTGCTATCTCGTTGATGTCGGTGAGACTTCTGTCTATCTCCTCGCTGGTGACCGATTGCTGCTCGGCTGCCGAGGCAATGGATTGGACCTGTGCAGTGACGTCGTTCACCAGTGATACGATGTGATGCAGGGATTCCTTGGAACGATTGGCCTCTTCGGTGACGAGATCAATGGTTTCAACGGATTGGACCGTGTTCTCGATATTCTTACGTGTTCCCTGCTGGATATTGGAGATAGCATTGCCCACGTCGCTGGTTGCCGACATGGTCTTTTCCGCCAGCTTGCGGACTTCATCGGCTACAACGGCGAAACCTCGTCCGGCCTCGCCTGCACGGGCCGCTTCAATGGCCGCATTGAGGGCGAGCAGATTGGTCTGGTCGGCAATGTCGTTGATGACATTCATGATGGCGCCGATGCTCTCCGCCTGCTTGCCGAGTGTCTGCATGTCTTCCATGAGGTTTTGGGCCTGAGTGGAAACCTGTCCGATTCCCTCGACAGCGCGAAGCACGACTTCGGCCCCATTGTCGGCCATTTTCCGGGCTTCCTCGACAGTGGTGGCAGCGGCAGAAGCATTAACCGCGACTTCCTGAACCGTGGCGCTCATCTCGGTCATGGCCGTGGCCGTACTTCCGACACGGTCGGCCTGCTCTTCGGCGCCTCTGGTGGATTGCTCTATCTGTGACTTGAGGTGGTCGGAAATCTCGGAAACGGAATCAACAACCTGATCAAGCTGATGGGCTGCAGCCAATAATGTTTGGGTCTTTTCTTCCGCAAACCTGTTTGCCTTTGTGGCTTCTTCGGTGGCAAGTACGGCTTCCTTCGCCTTCCTGGCTGCCTCCTGCTCCTTGGCTACCACTTCTTCCATGCTCTTGCGCAGGGATTGGGCCATTGATGTCAGGGCTTTCTGCAGATCGCCGATCTCGTCATTGGTTGTCGGAACAAGCGTTGTATCCAGATCTCCGGCAGCGATATTCTGCGCAGCCAGCTTGGTGTCGTTTACGGCGCGGATGATCCCACGGGAAACGGTGATGCTGAGTGGAAGAAGGATAAAAAGGAAAAGTATTGCAGCCACTCCGGCCTGAAGTTGGATCCAACCGACGCTCTTGCCTCGCATCTCCTTGCGGATGCTTGCGGCGCGGGCGTCGATGTTATCGATATAGACTCCGGTCCCGACCCAGTAGTTGGTTCCGGGAATCATTGTGGCGTATCCAAGCTTCGGCATGGGGTCGGGGCTTCCCGGCTTGTCCCACATGAAGTGGACAAACCCGCCGCCGGAACGGGCGGCACTCGCCAGTTCACGAACAGAGTACACGCCATCCTTACCCTTCAGGCCTTTCAGATCTTTGCCGTGAAGAGCCGGTTTTACGGGGTGGGCAACGTTTGTAGTGCCTTCGTAGATAAAGAAATAGCCGGATGCATCTTTCTCAAAAAACGCATCCGAAATGATTGATCGGAAGATGGTCAGCATTTCCTGCTCGTCATCGACACCGGCCACGGCCTTTGAAAGTGCCTGGGCCATTGAGGTTGTTGCTACCTCGATCTTCTCCTGCTGGCCTTCCAACATGAGTTCCTGAGCTTTTCTTACATCCTCGTCCACAAGCGAATAGGATGAATAGACGCAAAAAGAAATGACGGCCGTGAGTATGGCTACAGTCGTAACAAGCAGCATTACGAATTTCTTGCTAAGCGAAAGATTTCCCAAAACAAAACCTCTTCAAGTGTGAAAATTGAATGCTCATAGGGTGAGCGGTGAAGAGAAAAATACACGCAAACAGTATGGCGAGCAAATGAAAAAAATAATCAAAATCAATTAGGCAGTGCTTTCTTCTTGCCTTCAGTAAACGTCTCTATTGAAGTCCGACTTTTATAGTATGAATTATTGGAAACATTCATCCACGCCAGTGCTTCTGACCGAATAAAAATCAATATAGCAAGCCCCACTGATTCTTTTAGTGGGGCTTGCTTGATTTTTTAGCAGTGGATGAAGGAAAGGCTAATCGCAGGCCTGCTTCTCTTCGAGGGCTTTGATCCACGGCCCTGCGCCGTAGCCGACAAGGACGACTTTCCCGGCGAACAGTACGGGTGTACCGGCGAGACCGGCTTCTTCACACAGTCTGGCTGTTTCGAGGACATGGGCCTCGTGGTCGTTTTGCAGGCGGAGGTAGAGTTCTTCCATGGACGTGCCTTCGAGCATTTCCGGGAAGAAGACGAGGAACTGGGAGAGCACGACCATGCGTGCTTCGGTTATATCCTCTGTGGTGGGTTGTCTGAGATGCTTGTATGCGAAATCGACCTTGTCTTTGAGCGAATCCGTGCCTGCTGCGTCCTCAAGAATCCAGGCGGCCATATCCGAGCCGATGAACTGTGTGCGCGGGAAAAAGACCATCCGCACCTTGCCGTACAGCTTCGGGTATTCATTGAGCAGCTTGTGACCCAGGCGGCAGTGCCAGCACAGGGGATCGGTAATGACGGTGATGTCGAGGTCCCCGGTTCCTTCGAAAATGACCTTGGCGCTATCCGTGATGGCTGCGTACTGGGGAGAGCAGCCGGTAACGGGTTTATCTGCGGCCAGCGCAAAGGAAGGAATGATCAGAGCCAGTGCCAATGAGGTGAGAAAAAAGTATTTTCGCATACCCAAACTCTATACGTATCGGGCCGTGTTGCCAAGTCTCCGGTTGGGCTACCAGGCGGGGCGGTTATCAATATCGCATGAATGCATCGTCGATTCCGTCTTCCTCCGGTGAGGATGATCCTTCGGGCAGGGCAGCGGTATGGCGCGTCGAACCGCCGGACTTGACCTTGAAGAATGCGATCTCCTGCTGCAACACCTCTGCCTGTGCGGCCAGTTCCTCAGAGGTGGAGGCGACTTCTTCGGAAGCCGAAGCATTGGACTGTGTCACCTGATCGATCTGCGTGATGGCGGTTGAGATGTGGCCGATGCCAGTCTGCTGTTCTTCGGTGGCGTTGGTGATTCCCCCGATCAATTGCGAGGTCTTCTGAATCTCGGGGACCATGGTCGAGAGCATGGCTCCGGCCTTTTCCGCCACAGCCGTACTGGATTGGGACAGCTCGCTGATCTCTCCGGCTGCCTTGCCACTGCGTTCGGCCAGCTTGCGCACTTCGGCGGCCACCACGGCAAATCCCTTGCCGTGCTCACCGGCTCGTGCGGCTTCAATGGCGGCATTGAGCGCGAGCAGATTGGTCTGGCGGGCGATTTCCTCGACAATGGTGATCCGTTCGGCGATTTCCCGCATGGCGACAACCGTCTGGCTGACGGCAGCACCACCCTCGCCAGCTTCGTCCGCGACCTTTTTCGCGATGGAGTCCGTCTCGTGGCAGTGGTCGGTTGTCTTGCTCACATTACCGTTGATTTCCTCGATGGCTGCTGAAACTTCTTCTACGGTAGAAGCCTGTTCCTCGACGGTCTGGGCGATATTCTCGGCAGCGGCAGAGAGCTCCTCACTGCCGCTGGCAACGTTTTCCGCGCTCTCCTGAATCGCCATCAGTGTGCTGTTGAGCTTGTGGCACATGTTGTTCAGGGAAGCGCACATGATGCCGACTTCATCACTGCACTGGTATTCGATACTTTGGGTCAGGTCGCCTCCGGCCATGGCGTTTGCCAGAGCCGAACTTTCGATGACCGGTCGGGATATGAGGCGGGCTATGTAGATGGAAACCGGAATCCCGAAGGCGAGCGAGAAGAGGAGCAGTATGATGATGGCGAGGTCCGCTTCGTACACGGCTTCCTCGGCCATGAGTTCTGCCTCGTGCGCCAACTCCGCGCCCAGTGCGATGAACCGATTGAGCAACACATCCAGTTCGGCACTGTTCTTGGCAATGATGGCTTCGTCCTTGATCAGCAAACGAAGTTCGGCAATGTACTCTCCGGCAGTGGATTCAACATTTTTGAGTTGAGTGGTTTCTTCCTGATTGCGAATTTCACTCTGTAATCGGCGGATAAGGTCGAGAAAAGCACTGAATTGACCTTCCATGGCGGACACGCGCTCGGGATTTTTGTCGAGCAGGAATCCGACCTCGTTTCGGGCGGCGAGCAGAAGCTGTACTTCAGCCTCGGCCAGATGCTCGACAATGAGCGTCCTGCGCCGAATTTCATCCATATTGAAGGCCGATTCCTCGGCTTCAGCCAATAGTTTTTTTTGGTGGCCCAGCGTTGATTGCAGCGTGTTGTACATGCTGGCAGCCTTGTGCGCCAGGTCTTCCTTGAATGTTTCGATCTCATGGAATGCCTTGATAATGCGCTCCATATCCGCCGAATATTTCGGGATAATGGCTTCAAGTTTGGATAGATTCTCAGCCATCAGTTTGTTGAGCAGGCCGGATGCTTTGATGGAGTCGATTCGTTCCTGAATTTTTTTCAGGTTGGAGTGGATTTCATCGACACGGCGTTCACCGTAATTCTTGTTTTCGATGCCATGGAGAAGAAAGTTCGCCTGGGCCTTGCCGGTCTCGCTGCCCAGCAGGTCAATGGCCGTGAACAGTCTGGCAAGCTCGCCATATGATGTGGCGTGGTTGAGGTAATAATAACCGCCACCGCCGAGGACCGACGCGGTAAGAATGAGATATCCGAAGCTCACGTAGAGCTTTTTGGCAATGGCAAGATTGCGGAAAACTCCGGTCAGGACCAGAACCAGGAAGGAGGCCGCCATAACGACTATGGTCCCGATAACACACCAGAAGACTGCGGTCAGTCCTGCATGAAAGTCCACGGAAAGAGCAGTTTCCGTTTCAGAAAGATAGTCTGTCTGCAATATTTGCATGGTGCTTTCGTCAGCCAGAGAAATGGCGGTAGACGAAGTGACTGGAGATGTTGCCGCAAAAGATGCTGTTGCAGCCAACCCGCCGAAACATGCGACCCAGATTATGATCGTTATGGATAGTGATGCCCGTTTACAGTAGATATTCACTGGGTTTCTCCCTACTCTGTTGCATTATGCTTTGAGTAAAAAATAGCCCAGTGTTATGTGTGGTCATATTATAAATCGATTTTTAAACAGGTGGTTACGAAAAGAGGAAGTATGACTGTCCCTCTTCTTTGCATATACTTGAATGGATATAGGGAGTGGGTATCAGGCCGCCGTTTCGATTACCGTCAGTTGTGGTTTCCTGTTTGCGCGATGGGTTTCGAGAAATGATTTTACGTTGCTTTTGCCCATAAATCGTCCGAGCACCTTGGGATCAGATTGTAACAGGTCGACCAGAATCAGACCATCGAGGCAGTCGCCAAAGTCGGGATCAACGTTGAAACCAATGATTTTACCGCCCAGCTTGAGATACTGTCTGAGCAGTACCGGGATGGATGTGCCGCCTTCAACATCGCTAACCATGGCTGTTATGTCTTCCGGGTCATTGAATGCATTGGCGGGGAGGGTAAAGTCCACCTTGCTCAGCCGACGATTCTTCGGCGGAGTCTTGGGATGAGTCATGTTCGCCAGTTCCGGCAATGAACAGTGGCGTTGCAGGAATCCAACGATCAACTCGCGGGAAATGCCGGAGTATTCCCCGGATATCGACACGCACCCGAAGAGTTTAGTGTACTTGGGGTTTTGGATGATGAATTCGGCCACCCCTTTCCATAACAACAGGAGCGGCTGGTAGTTCTTCTGGTATTTCGAAATGATGAATGATCGTCCCATTTCCAGGGCAGGGCCCATGCTCTCCAGCATGCCGGGATCGTAATCGAAGAGGGTGGAGGTGTAGAGTCCTTGCGCTCCATGTTCTTTGAGAATCTCGTCAGTCAAGCCGAACCGATACGCTCCAGCTACTTCCCGTTCCTTGCGATTCCACAGAACCAGATGCCGGTACGTGTCGTCGAATGCATCGATGTCCATGGGGCGACCTGTGCGCCTTCGCCCACCAGTCGGAATGTCGCTTCTCGCTGGATACCTATTTCTCGAATGATACGTGGAATCTGAAACGCGTTCGCCTGGAAGACGGTGAAATCGCCACTTTCGATGAGGACTGCTTCGTCCGGCAGGGAGGCGACCTCGCTGGCCAGAATGTGTTTGCCTCGTGAATTGGCGATGGGAGCGAGTTTGCGTTTCTTCTCTCGCGGGGCAAAGGTGAAGTTGGACTTATTCTCTTTGCGAAGAAGGTAGGTCCGAAAGCGGAGGTAATCGATCAACTCCTCATCGCTTGAGTCAACAGCACGTTTTGCTCCATCGATGATTGAACCGAAGGCCACGCGAATGGTTCCTTTGGATGCTGTGCGCAGATTTTCATGGGGCAGGAGAACCGTGCGCAGGCTTGGGTGTATCATCCCAAGGGTTTGAAACAGGCCGCTGTTTCGCCCTTCAAAAAAAACCGGCAGCACGTTGGCGCCGGTCTTGCGGATGATGCGTCCGACCATCGGCGACCACTGTGGGTCTGCCACCATGCGCTTGTTCACCTTGATGCTGGACACTTCGCCTGCGGGAAAGACAATGAGCATGCCGCCTTGTTTGAGCCATTGCATGGATTGTCTCAGGCCATTGATGTTCTTGGTTTTCGACCCGGTTTTTCCAAATGGATCGACTTCAACGATCAGGTCTTCAAGTTCCGGAATTTTGCTTAACATGAAGTTGGCCATGATCTTGATATCGGTACGGACTGTGCGCAGAATATTGACCAGCAACAACCCTTCGATAATGCCAAAAGGGTGGTTGCATACCGCCATCAGTGGCCCTGTTTTAGGTATACGACTGACAGGTTGTCCATCGATGGAGAACTGAATCCCCAGTTTTTCCAACGCCCGTTGAACAAATGGCTCGGCACTCTCGTTTTTGTGGAGTTCCGAGTACAGGGAGTTGAGAGTTTCCAGTCGGAGCATTTTCGACAGGGGCTTTTTGACAAGAGAAAAGAGCGTGTGCCGAACAGGATCGTCAAAGGGGGAATTCAGGTTGAGCAGCGGGCCGTTTGTCTGGCTGTTCATTGTACTACCTCCGTCATGTAGTTGGGCAGATAGTACGAGGGCGTAGATTTGCCATCACGCCGTGCGTGTGACGAATGTCTGTTTAAAGGTGACAGTTTTCAGTCTGTTTCATGACGGGATGTACGGAAAAATCGGACAAAAAACCGGCTCTGTCGCTTGTAATGTGCAACAGAGCCGGACTGTAATCAGCTATAATAATGTATTGCTTACCTGTTTATTGGACCTGGCCCAGATCATCTCTCACTGTCCAGTGCCCCTTGGGAACCGGAAGACACAGACTGGTGCCCGGCATATCGGCGCACATGATAAGTCCGCCAGATCCTTCCTCCCAGAATACCTGATCAATGAACAGGGCAATGGCCTGGGCAGGAGTGAGGTTTTCGTGATCGGCTGCGGGCATGAACTGGCGAACAATGGCGCGGGCGCCTTCGACGACCAGCTTGGCTCCTTCTCTGGAGAGCGCCACATCTTCAAAGTCGATGACGTGCAGAACAGGCGCGGAATCCGCAGCATTGTCGAGCGGCTTTTGCGTAACTGGTTGGTGCATACCGGACATAGTGGCCTCCTTTTCCTGTTTACCTAAATTATGCAAGACGCGGACCCCTTTTGCTATTATATGCGTCGTGACAAGAATTTTTAGCGTTTGGCGTGACATGTGCCGGAAATCTGTCTATATAAATCATGAATTGCAATATAGTGTTCTGGGGGAGACACAATGAATTTAGGAGTAAAACTGACGTGAGTGACGAAGAACTTGTTTTGGACATCCCGGAAATTGATGAACAGCATCAGACTTTTCATGAAATGATGTCGAAGATAGGACAACTAGTGCCTGACATGTACAAACCCATGGACGATGATCAGGTGGATGATGTTGTTGACGCTCTGTATGATCTGCGCGAGTTCGCACTGCTCCACTTCCGCACTGAGGAAGACTACATGAGCGAGGTCGATTATCCGGAGCTGGAACAGCAGAAAAGTGAACATGAGCGCTTCCTGACGGATCTGACCCGAATGGAGGCCGAGCTGATGAACGGGTCGGCCATCCCGGCGATCAAGGTCTACAACTTTCTCAACGATTGGTACCGCGACCATGTTCGTAATCTGGACAAGCCGTTTGGCGAGTTTTACTCAAAAAATTAGCATGTATTATCAAGCTGTTCCCAACCCGTACCGTTAATTGAATGGTGCGGGCATTTTTTTTTGTTCGGGCGCTTGACTCTCAGTCGACCATGTTTATCTTTCACACAGCCCGACGATATGCATGGCTTGTCGTCAGGGTGGCGAAGTCTATTGGACGGTTCGCCGTTCATGATTTTGACCAATGAATGACAATTATTATTGGAGGTATAAAGGAATGAAGCTGAAACCGTTGAACGATCGCGTTCTGGTCAAGCGTCTGGAAGTTGAAGAGAAGACCGCAGGTGGTATTTACATCCCTGATTCCGCCAAGGAAAAGCCCCTGAAGGGTGAGATTGTTGCCGCTGGTCCCGGCAAGCTGGACGACAACGGTGAGCGCATCGCCATGACCGTCAAGGTCGGTGATATCGTCCTGTTCACAAAGTACGCAGGTTCCGCTATCGATGGCGACGAGACTCTGGTCATGCGT from Pseudodesulfovibrio profundus encodes the following:
- a CDS encoding methyl-accepting chemotaxis protein; the encoded protein is MNIYCKRASLSITIIIWVACFGGLAATASFAATSPVTSSTAISLADESTMQILQTDYLSETETALSVDFHAGLTAVFWCVIGTIVVMAASFLVLVLTGVFRNLAIAKKLYVSFGYLILTASVLGGGGYYYLNHATSYGELARLFTAIDLLGSETGKAQANFLLHGIENKNYGERRVDEIHSNLKKIQERIDSIKASGLLNKLMAENLSKLEAIIPKYSADMERIIKAFHEIETFKEDLAHKAASMYNTLQSTLGHQKKLLAEAEESAFNMDEIRRRTLIVEHLAEAEVQLLLAARNEVGFLLDKNPERVSAMEGQFSAFLDLIRRLQSEIRNQEETTQLKNVESTAGEYIAELRLLIKDEAIIAKNSAELDVLLNRFIALGAELAHEAELMAEEAVYEADLAIIILLLFSLAFGIPVSIYIARLISRPVIESSALANAMAGGDLTQSIEYQCSDEVGIMCASLNNMCHKLNSTLMAIQESAENVASGSEELSAAAENIAQTVEEQASTVEEVSAAIEEINGNVSKTTDHCHETDSIAKKVADEAGEGGAAVSQTVVAMREIAERITIVEEIARQTNLLALNAAIEAARAGEHGKGFAVVAAEVRKLAERSGKAAGEISELSQSSTAVAEKAGAMLSTMVPEIQKTSQLIGGITNATEEQQTGIGHISTAITQIDQVTQSNASASEEVASTSEELAAQAEVLQQEIAFFKVKSGGSTRHTAALPEGSSSPEEDGIDDAFMRY
- a CDS encoding co-chaperone GroES, whose product is MKLKPLNDRVLVKRLEVEEKTAGGIYIPDSAKEKPLKGEIVAAGPGKLDDNGERIAMTVKVGDIVLFTKYAGSAIDGDETLVMREDDILAIVE
- a CDS encoding GNAT family N-acetyltransferase produces the protein MDIDAFDDTYRHLVLWNRKEREVAGAYRFGLTDEILKEHGAQGLYTSTLFDYDPGMLESMGPALEMGRSFIISKYQKNYQPLLLLWKGVAEFIIQNPKYTKLFGCVSISGEYSGISRELIVGFLQRHCSLPELANMTHPKTPPKNRRLSKVDFTLPANAFNDPEDITAMVSDVEGGTSIPVLLRQYLKLGGKIIGFNVDPDFGDCLDGLILVDLLQSDPKVLGRFMGKSNVKSFLETHRANRKPQLTVIETAA
- a CDS encoding bacteriohemerythrin, yielding MSDEELVLDIPEIDEQHQTFHEMMSKIGQLVPDMYKPMDDDQVDDVVDALYDLREFALLHFRTEEDYMSEVDYPELEQQKSEHERFLTDLTRMEAELMNGSAIPAIKVYNFLNDWYRDHVRNLDKPFGEFYSKN
- a CDS encoding lysophospholipid acyltransferase family protein, producing MNSQTNGPLLNLNSPFDDPVRHTLFSLVKKPLSKMLRLETLNSLYSELHKNESAEPFVQRALEKLGIQFSIDGQPVSRIPKTGPLMAVCNHPFGIIEGLLLVNILRTVRTDIKIMANFMLSKIPELEDLIVEVDPFGKTGSKTKNINGLRQSMQWLKQGGMLIVFPAGEVSSIKVNKRMVADPQWSPMVGRIIRKTGANVLPVFFEGRNSGLFQTLGMIHPSLRTVLLPHENLRTASKGTIRVAFGSIIDGAKRAVDSSDEELIDYLRFRTYLLRKENKSNFTFAPREKKRKLAPIANSRGKHILASEVASLPDEAVLIESGDFTVFQANAFQIPRIIREIGIQREATFRLVGEGAQVAPWTSMHSTTRTGIWFCGIARNGK